In the Bordetella genomosp. 10 genome, one interval contains:
- a CDS encoding TonB-dependent siderophore receptor produces the protein MKYPSGARPAAFCCVVATAMGLLAPVASTAAPAVATARHYDINGGTLDQVLNRYASATGVLLTIDSTLTAGRSSPGLHGDYAPDAGFAAILAGSGLQVVNDGSGYRLVKQRAGVAAGAASTAGAGASTLPTVNVVGSDVAPMQTRELPSYKFTSPLIDTPRSVTVIPQEVIKQQNITSFTDALRTVPGISFLGGDAAANPSADRPVIRGFESRNSIFVDGMRDSGLQNRETFDIDSISVIKGPDSVYAGRGAVGGSIDIKTKTPVDDDFIRGSVGLGTDSYRRATLDLNQRLNDSTAFRLNAMGHDADQAGRSDVYSKRWGVAPSIVFGLHSPTTVTLSYYHLNTSDMPDFSVPFRSTSGPPASVGRDKFFGLNARDFRHTQNDTGEIRIDHVFNDNWKVRNTTMFGRATLDYIGTNPQFKSGSTDTLLLEAKSGKYATDSIANQTELNGKFDLLGMRHTLTTGVEFSHERDLYEGYLVTDSAGNNIRSGGPCSIAYNCTSINGGWDPANPWTGHTQLNGDMGFPGPATRTRTDIASLYLFDSVDLSERWVFNAGARVDHYDVRARQEGVPNLSNTSTLFSYQAGLVFKPVRNLSLYTSYGTSANPPGANSGLGGGNDQLTVTNQDLSPERSRNIEVGAKWDVLDERLSLTTAVFQTDKTNARVSDGLGGTVNAGAQRVRGVEFGFAGNLTNKWSVFGGYSYLNAVTRDAGPGSPTLSGLPMVQVPKHNFTLWTSYDVLPQVKVGAGATVSSLQYASVSATTRKWTPGYTRIDAAATWEVSKAVELQLNVYNIFDRKYYASSYPIYATWGPGRSAMLTLNFYH, from the coding sequence ATGAAATACCCGTCTGGAGCACGGCCCGCGGCGTTCTGCTGCGTCGTCGCTACCGCCATGGGGCTGCTGGCGCCTGTCGCCTCCACCGCGGCGCCCGCCGTGGCGACCGCCCGGCACTACGACATCAACGGCGGCACGCTGGACCAGGTGCTGAACCGCTACGCCAGCGCGACAGGCGTGCTGTTGACCATCGACAGCACCCTGACGGCCGGCCGCTCCAGCCCGGGGCTGCATGGAGACTATGCGCCCGACGCCGGCTTTGCCGCCATCCTCGCCGGCAGCGGCCTGCAGGTCGTCAACGACGGCAGCGGCTACCGGCTGGTGAAACAGCGGGCCGGCGTGGCGGCCGGCGCGGCCTCGACGGCGGGCGCGGGCGCCAGCACGCTGCCCACGGTCAACGTCGTCGGCAGCGATGTCGCTCCGATGCAGACGCGCGAACTGCCGTCCTACAAGTTCACCTCGCCCCTGATCGATACGCCGCGCTCGGTCACCGTCATCCCGCAGGAGGTGATCAAGCAGCAGAACATCACCAGCTTCACCGATGCCCTGCGCACGGTGCCCGGCATCTCCTTCCTGGGCGGCGACGCCGCCGCGAACCCGTCGGCGGACCGGCCGGTCATCCGCGGCTTCGAGTCGCGCAACTCGATTTTCGTCGACGGCATGCGCGATTCGGGCCTGCAGAACCGGGAAACCTTCGACATCGATTCCATCAGCGTGATCAAGGGGCCGGATTCCGTCTACGCGGGCCGCGGCGCGGTCGGCGGCAGCATCGATATCAAGACGAAAACCCCGGTCGACGACGATTTCATCCGCGGCAGCGTCGGGCTGGGCACCGACAGCTATCGGCGCGCCACCCTGGACCTGAACCAGCGTTTGAACGACTCGACGGCGTTTCGCCTGAACGCGATGGGCCACGATGCCGACCAGGCCGGCCGCTCCGACGTCTACAGCAAGCGGTGGGGCGTGGCCCCGTCCATCGTGTTCGGGCTGCACAGCCCCACCACGGTCACGCTCAGCTACTACCACCTGAATACCTCGGACATGCCCGACTTCAGCGTGCCGTTCCGCTCCACCAGCGGCCCTCCGGCCAGCGTCGGCCGGGACAAGTTCTTCGGCCTGAACGCGCGGGACTTCCGCCATACGCAGAACGACACGGGCGAAATCCGCATCGACCACGTCTTCAACGACAACTGGAAGGTGCGCAACACGACGATGTTCGGCCGCGCCACGCTGGACTACATCGGCACCAACCCGCAGTTCAAGAGCGGCAGCACCGACACCCTGCTGCTGGAAGCCAAGAGCGGCAAGTACGCCACCGACAGCATCGCGAACCAGACCGAATTGAACGGCAAGTTCGACTTGCTGGGCATGCGGCACACGCTCACCACCGGCGTGGAGTTCAGCCACGAGCGGGATCTCTACGAGGGCTACCTCGTCACGGACTCGGCGGGCAACAACATCCGCAGCGGCGGACCGTGCTCGATCGCCTACAACTGCACCTCGATCAACGGCGGGTGGGATCCGGCCAACCCCTGGACCGGCCATACGCAGCTCAATGGCGACATGGGATTCCCGGGACCCGCCACCCGCACGCGCACCGATATCGCCTCCCTGTACCTGTTCGACAGCGTGGACCTGTCCGAGCGCTGGGTGTTCAACGCCGGCGCGCGCGTGGACCACTACGACGTGCGGGCGCGGCAGGAGGGCGTGCCTAACCTGTCGAACACCTCGACCCTGTTCAGCTATCAGGCCGGCCTGGTGTTCAAGCCGGTTCGCAACCTGAGCCTCTACACCTCGTACGGCACGTCGGCCAACCCGCCGGGCGCGAATTCCGGCCTGGGCGGCGGCAATGACCAGCTCACCGTGACGAACCAGGACCTGTCGCCCGAGCGTTCGCGCAATATCGAAGTGGGCGCCAAGTGGGACGTGCTGGACGAGCGCCTGTCGCTGACCACGGCGGTCTTCCAGACGGACAAGACCAATGCGCGGGTCAGCGACGGGCTGGGCGGCACCGTCAATGCCGGCGCGCAGCGCGTGCGCGGCGTGGAATTCGGCTTCGCCGGAAACCTGACGAACAAGTGGAGCGTGTTCGGCGGCTATTCCTACCTGAACGCGGTCACGCGCGACGCGGGTCCGGGCAGCCCCACCTTGTCCGGCCTGCCGATGGTGCAGGTGCCCAAGCACAACTTCACGCTGTGGACGAGCTACGACGTGCTGCCCCAGGTGAAGGTGGGCGCCGGCGCGACGGTGTCCAGCCTGCAATATGCGTCGGTATCGGCGACCACCCGCAAGTGGACGCCGGGCTATACGCGCATCGACGCGGCCGCCACGTGGGAAGTGTCGAAAGCGGTGGAATTGCAGTTGAACGTCTACAACATCTTCGACCGCAAGTACTACGCCAGCTCGTACCCCATCTACGCGACGTGGGGCCCCGGCCGTTCCGCCATGCTGACGCTGAATTTCTACCATTGA
- a CDS encoding FecR domain-containing protein, which yields MTRAKVGGGAGPDAAVVEQAVAWLVTLWSGDAGQEERAACERWRRADPTHEAAWQHVQALDRHFSTLPPELAGPALRGGARLRQRRRALRYTLMLAGGAGVLALAAREGAPWFRQGTEYRVATSESRAIVLDDGSRVAMNTATELEVRFTALERRLVLRAGEVFIATHPEARPSPRPFLVETPRGTVQALGTRFLVRESRSHSRVAVYEGAVAIQPSRAVRPTRLDAGRQASFTSDVVADATAANPDAYAWTHGQLIVERMRLGDFLKELGRYRAGWVRCDPAVRNLLVSGVFPLPDTTRVLNALEHSLPVRVHYWSRYWVSVVPA from the coding sequence ATGACCCGGGCCAAGGTGGGCGGCGGCGCCGGCCCGGACGCCGCCGTCGTCGAGCAGGCCGTCGCCTGGCTGGTGACGCTGTGGTCGGGCGATGCCGGGCAGGAGGAACGGGCCGCGTGCGAGCGCTGGCGCCGCGCCGATCCCACGCACGAGGCGGCCTGGCAACACGTGCAGGCGCTGGACCGGCATTTCTCGACGCTGCCGCCCGAACTGGCCGGGCCCGCCTTGCGCGGCGGCGCGCGCCTGCGTCAACGGCGTCGCGCGCTGCGCTACACGCTGATGCTGGCGGGCGGCGCGGGCGTGCTTGCCCTGGCCGCGCGAGAAGGCGCTCCATGGTTCAGGCAGGGAACCGAATACCGGGTCGCCACCAGCGAATCGCGGGCCATCGTGCTGGACGACGGCAGCCGCGTCGCCATGAACACCGCCACGGAGCTGGAGGTGCGCTTCACCGCGCTCGAACGGCGGCTGGTGCTGCGCGCGGGCGAGGTCTTCATCGCGACTCACCCTGAAGCCAGGCCGTCCCCGCGTCCCTTCCTGGTGGAGACCCCGCGCGGGACCGTCCAGGCGCTCGGCACCCGCTTCCTGGTGCGCGAATCCCGCTCGCATTCGCGCGTGGCGGTGTACGAGGGCGCGGTCGCCATCCAGCCGTCCCGCGCCGTCCGCCCGACCCGCCTCGACGCCGGCCGGCAGGCATCGTTCACGTCCGACGTCGTCGCCGACGCCACCGCCGCCAATCCGGACGCCTACGCCTGGACGCATGGCCAGTTGATCGTCGAACGCATGCGGCTGGGCGATTTCCTGAAGGAATTGGGCCGGTACCGTGCCGGCTGGGTGCGTTGCGACCCCGCGGTCAGGAACCTGCTGGTGTCCGGCGTCTTTCCCCTGCCGGACACGACGCGCGTACTGAACGCCCTGGAGCACTCCCTGCCCGTGCGGGTGCATTACTGGAGCCGCTATTGGGTGTCGGTCGTGCCGGCGTGA
- a CDS encoding sigma-70 family RNA polymerase sigma factor, with protein sequence MSDLPPIDPEGAHSLYADHHAWLYGWLRRKVGCAAAAADLAHDSYVRLLAARRMPAPDQSRAYLMQIAKGLVIDQSRRREIEAAFLETLSVLPEELWPSPESRAIVLETLEKIDAVLYALPSKVRETFLLSRFDGLTYAEIAARLHVSVASVRKYMVKAVYACLPLVAE encoded by the coding sequence GTGTCCGATCTTCCTCCCATCGATCCCGAGGGCGCGCATTCCCTCTATGCCGATCATCACGCATGGTTGTATGGTTGGCTGCGTCGAAAAGTGGGCTGCGCCGCTGCCGCGGCGGACCTTGCGCATGATTCATACGTGCGGCTGCTGGCGGCGCGCCGCATGCCGGCGCCGGATCAGTCGCGCGCCTATCTGATGCAGATCGCGAAGGGCCTGGTCATCGACCAGTCGCGCCGCCGGGAGATCGAGGCCGCGTTCCTGGAAACGCTGTCCGTGTTGCCGGAAGAGCTGTGGCCCTCGCCGGAAAGCCGCGCCATCGTGCTGGAGACACTGGAGAAAATCGATGCGGTCCTGTATGCCCTGCCGTCCAAGGTGCGGGAGACCTTCCTGCTGTCCCGCTTCGACGGGCTTACCTACGCGGAGATCGCCGCGCGCCTGCATGTGTCCGTGGCCAGCGTGCGGAAATACATGGTAAAGGCCGTGTACGCGTGCCTGCCCCTGGTCGCCGAATGA
- a CDS encoding HdeD family acid-resistance protein: MGNLVLLLLGVDYLKTRITALRAAGWVFLICGVVVFVDALDSALYFPLNFFATLFVIDGLATLVIAKSGVGGQKVLRYVKGFLVLAAGLLILAGHHHGHFALSMIFGLVFLADGLLQCIAAYVVRYARWRYVFASGVVECLLAVFFFQPYPTHYVGTVPYCLGLFLAFAGLKLLSLARRVRDMQSNPALSENARAGFMPAQADNRTPTTFDGPPLTSERALTVHVWTPSGSAKRETRNYPVIDRYIAAVDVNGVVSTGHAALESPEGIYISLYPAQEIDRSPEQFGALLRATPENNIPGVYQPDYLTESKAWCPSTVQVRIRNYDAAKLREFWNEYRKTEIYNLTYRNCSSSVSAALEAALDGAVCRLHDANTSWRVLLRLLVTPELWVASQIRKRALTMAWTPGLTLDYARALSMLADPRPFGWWTMLQAAIREIAALRAKWREQDREAVARKSTA; encoded by the coding sequence ATGGGTAATTTGGTGCTGCTGCTGCTCGGTGTCGATTACTTGAAGACGCGCATCACGGCGCTTCGCGCCGCGGGTTGGGTTTTTCTCATCTGCGGCGTCGTCGTGTTCGTCGATGCGCTGGACTCCGCGTTGTATTTCCCCCTGAATTTCTTCGCCACGCTGTTCGTGATCGACGGCCTGGCTACCCTGGTCATCGCAAAATCAGGCGTCGGCGGCCAGAAGGTCCTGCGCTACGTCAAAGGCTTCCTCGTGCTGGCCGCGGGTCTTCTCATTCTGGCGGGCCATCACCATGGGCACTTCGCGCTCTCGATGATCTTCGGCCTGGTGTTTCTCGCCGACGGGCTGTTGCAATGCATCGCCGCTTACGTCGTGCGCTATGCGCGATGGCGCTACGTCTTTGCCTCCGGCGTGGTCGAGTGCCTGCTCGCCGTCTTTTTCTTTCAGCCGTATCCGACCCACTATGTGGGCACCGTTCCGTATTGTCTGGGACTCTTTCTGGCTTTCGCGGGCTTGAAACTTCTGTCGTTGGCTCGGCGCGTGCGCGACATGCAATCCAATCCGGCGCTGAGCGAGAATGCTCGCGCCGGTTTCATGCCGGCCCAAGCCGATAACCGCACGCCTACCACCTTCGATGGTCCGCCGCTGACATCCGAGCGCGCCTTGACCGTACACGTTTGGACCCCGTCGGGGTCGGCCAAACGGGAAACGCGAAATTATCCCGTCATTGACCGCTACATTGCCGCGGTCGACGTCAATGGCGTCGTGTCCACGGGCCATGCGGCCTTGGAGTCACCGGAGGGGATCTACATCAGCCTCTATCCGGCCCAGGAAATCGACCGCTCGCCAGAACAGTTCGGCGCGCTGCTGCGTGCGACGCCGGAAAACAATATCCCGGGCGTCTATCAGCCGGACTACCTGACGGAATCCAAGGCGTGGTGTCCGTCTACGGTACAAGTGCGAATCCGGAACTATGACGCGGCCAAGCTGCGGGAATTCTGGAATGAATACCGCAAGACCGAAATCTATAACCTGACCTACCGTAATTGCTCCAGCTCGGTCTCGGCCGCGCTGGAAGCGGCGCTGGACGGCGCCGTGTGCAGATTGCACGACGCGAATACGAGCTGGCGGGTGCTGCTGCGCCTTTTGGTGACACCGGAGTTGTGGGTGGCTTCGCAGATCCGCAAGCGGGCGTTGACGATGGCGTGGACGCCCGGATTGACCCTGGACTATGCGCGCGCGCTGAGCATGCTGGCGGACCCCCGTCCATTCGGCTGGTGGACCATGCTGCAGGCGGCGATTCGGGAAATCGCCGCGCTGCGCGCCAAATGGCGCGAACAGGACCGTGAAGCGGTGGCGCGCAAATCGACGGCCTGA
- a CDS encoding helix-turn-helix domain-containing protein, with protein sequence MRGAADASGIEPSAISRRIQQMEGVLGVDPFERKGRRIAPADVASLPCDDRTPRLSH encoded by the coding sequence GTGCGCGGCGCTGCGGACGCGTCGGGCATTGAACCCTCGGCGATCAGCCGGCGGATACAGCAGATGGAAGGCGTGCTGGGCGTCGATCCGTTCGAACGCAAGGGGCGCCGCATCGCCCCGGCCGACGTCGCGTCGTTGCCATGCGACGATCGCACGCCACGCCTGAGTCATTGA
- a CDS encoding AAA family ATPase, which translates to MDKFAVHSKLASVFSPSAPIDQQTLFSGRMSQLLDVMNAVSQKGQHAILFGERGVGKTSLARVISAAVRSSGAQYVASINCDPQMTFTTLWQKIFREIPVTHGKAPVGFTGEPSFTVDSLANHLPAVVTPDDIRYLLARMPGILVVIDELDRLEDHSVTALLADTIKTLSDHAVPTTVLLVGVADSVDALIQEHQSVERALVQIRMPRMSPAELYEIIDKGLGQAGMTITPEARDKIAILSQGLPHYTHLLALYAAQRVVLTGRTEITAQDVRTAIDGALAKAQQSIISSYHKATTSPQDNLYPQVLLACALAKADGLGSFAASDVRGPLSHIMQKTYDIPAFAQHLNKFCEEIRGPVLLRTGSARRYRFRFVNPLLQPYVLMDGIKKSLIKEAEITDLAK; encoded by the coding sequence ATGGATAAATTTGCAGTCCACTCGAAGCTTGCTTCCGTCTTCAGCCCTAGCGCCCCGATCGATCAACAAACGCTTTTCTCGGGTCGGATGTCTCAGTTGCTTGACGTAATGAACGCGGTAAGCCAAAAAGGTCAACACGCGATACTTTTCGGCGAGCGTGGCGTGGGAAAGACGTCTCTCGCCAGGGTTATTTCCGCAGCCGTGCGCAGTAGTGGCGCGCAATACGTCGCGTCAATCAACTGCGATCCGCAGATGACATTCACGACACTATGGCAAAAGATATTTCGTGAAATACCGGTTACCCATGGAAAAGCACCCGTAGGATTTACAGGGGAGCCGTCTTTTACTGTTGACTCGTTGGCGAACCATCTCCCAGCGGTTGTCACGCCGGATGACATTCGATACTTATTGGCTCGTATGCCTGGGATTCTGGTAGTGATTGACGAGCTGGATCGGCTAGAGGATCACTCTGTAACCGCTTTACTGGCCGACACGATCAAAACCTTGTCTGATCACGCAGTTCCTACAACAGTGCTACTCGTAGGTGTGGCCGACTCTGTCGATGCGCTAATACAAGAGCACCAGTCAGTAGAGCGCGCGCTCGTGCAGATCCGGATGCCGCGCATGTCGCCTGCAGAATTGTACGAAATCATCGACAAGGGCCTCGGGCAAGCGGGAATGACAATAACACCTGAGGCTCGCGACAAGATCGCAATTCTGTCGCAGGGTCTTCCTCACTATACCCATCTCCTGGCGCTCTATGCTGCACAACGAGTGGTTCTAACGGGGCGGACTGAAATTACGGCACAGGACGTTAGGACTGCTATTGACGGCGCACTCGCAAAGGCCCAGCAGAGTATCATTAGCTCGTACCACAAGGCCACCACGAGCCCTCAGGATAATCTTTACCCACAAGTCCTATTGGCGTGCGCCTTGGCCAAGGCTGACGGTCTCGGTTCATTTGCTGCATCTGACGTACGCGGTCCCTTAAGTCACATCATGCAGAAGACTTATGACATCCCCGCGTTCGCGCAGCACTTGAACAAATTTTGCGAAGAAATCCGTGGCCCAGTTCTTCTCCGAACTGGCAGCGCCAGGCGTTACCGGTTCCGCTTCGTCAACCCACTTCTTCAGCCTTATGTGCTGATGGACGGGATCAAGAAAAGCCTCATTAAAGAGGCCGAGATAACTGACCTTGCGAAATGA
- a CDS encoding BrnA antitoxin family protein, with the protein MPKLKPGTIIPTPEEDAEIQRGIDADPDTYELGEAEFKRLKRVGRPRAERPKVQLTVRYDQDVVDAFKAEGPGWQSRMNDALRDWLKEHRA; encoded by the coding sequence ATGCCAAAGCTTAAGCCGGGGACGATTATCCCCACGCCGGAAGAAGACGCGGAGATCCAGCGCGGCATCGACGCGGATCCCGATACCTACGAATTGGGCGAGGCCGAATTCAAGCGATTGAAGCGGGTAGGGCGCCCGCGCGCGGAGCGTCCCAAAGTCCAACTGACGGTTCGCTACGACCAGGACGTGGTAGACGCCTTCAAGGCTGAAGGGCCTGGCTGGCAATCGCGCATGAACGATGCGCTGCGGGACTGGCTGAAGGAGCACCGAGCGTAA
- a CDS encoding BrnT family toxin: MEITFDPAKDAINQRKHGVSLAKAEEFEWDGALAEEDARCDYGECRMIAIGYIGLRLHVAVYVDRDDARRILSLRKANSREIKRYAKA; this comes from the coding sequence ATGGAAATTACATTCGACCCTGCCAAGGACGCCATCAACCAGCGCAAGCATGGGGTGTCGCTAGCCAAGGCCGAGGAATTCGAATGGGATGGGGCTCTCGCTGAAGAGGACGCGCGTTGTGATTATGGCGAGTGCCGCATGATCGCTATCGGCTACATCGGGCTGCGCCTGCATGTGGCGGTCTATGTAGACCGTGACGATGCGCGCCGAATTCTCAGTCTGAGGAAGGCAAATTCACGGGAGATCAAACGCTATGCCAAAGCTTAA
- a CDS encoding DUF3606 domain-containing protein has product MVDDLKNRGAQDRSRISLSEEHEVRYWTQALGVSKEVLTKAVAKVGNSANAVQDYFKGKGL; this is encoded by the coding sequence ATGGTAGACGACCTGAAGAACCGCGGCGCCCAGGACCGCTCCCGCATCAGCCTGTCCGAGGAACACGAGGTCCGATACTGGACCCAGGCGCTGGGCGTGAGCAAGGAAGTTTTGACGAAGGCGGTAGCGAAGGTGGGTAATTCAGCCAATGCGGTGCAGGATTATTTCAAAGGCAAAGGCCTTTAG
- a CDS encoding response regulator, translating into MPRLTETGRLVLLAEDEPLVAAVIAELLSDLGYLPVVAATGPEAIAAVRSDREFDLVVTDFSMPGATGREVVAAVRDRYPTLPVLYVTGYDAADVLADVHRDAHLQILQKPFGAEGLKEAITALAM; encoded by the coding sequence ATGCCCAGACTCACAGAAACTGGCAGGCTCGTGCTGCTTGCCGAAGACGAACCGTTGGTAGCTGCCGTGATTGCTGAGTTGCTCTCTGACTTGGGATATCTGCCGGTGGTTGCAGCGACCGGCCCAGAAGCCATCGCGGCGGTCAGATCGGATCGTGAATTCGATCTGGTGGTCACAGATTTCTCCATGCCAGGTGCCACTGGTAGGGAAGTCGTTGCTGCTGTCCGCGATCGATACCCTACACTTCCGGTCCTTTACGTCACGGGCTATGACGCCGCCGACGTGCTCGCCGACGTCCACCGCGATGCGCACCTTCAGATCCTACAAAAGCCATTCGGGGCAGAAGGCCTAAAAGAGGCCATCACCGCCCTCGCAATGTAG